From a single Nicotiana tabacum cultivar K326 chromosome 8, ASM71507v2, whole genome shotgun sequence genomic region:
- the LOC107798247 gene encoding plant intracellular Ras-group-related LRR protein 6-like yields MLYESQEMRMRMEVGKQQPFERKSRRTTSRRSTITIVEEVDEEEERLEIVDLSGMSMESLPVNPSINLGAICKLDLSKNNLQSIPESITARLLNLVELDMHSNELKSIPNSIGCLSKLKLLNVSGNLLLSLPKTIENCRSLEELIANFNMLTHLPDTIGFELINLKKLCVNSNKLAYLPYSTSHLTNLRVLDARLNCLRSLPDDLENLINLEILNVSQNFQYLTKLPYSVGFLISLHELDVSYNKISELPDSIGCLKKLQKLSVEGNRLVSPPPDVVEKGINAVKQYLCEKINGLHDKSPKKQSWFGKLARCSTFNGPNIPRDHDGDGFDSPNRRSIDAIASPRFLVMLSPRRLLSPKTYFSK; encoded by the exons ATGCTGTATGAGAGTCAAGAGATGCGAATGAGAATGGAAGTTGGAAAACAACAACCGTTTGAAAGGAAGAGTAGGAGAACAACAAGTAGAAGAAGTACGATAACTATCGTAGAAGAagtagatgaagaagaagaaaggcttGAGATTGTGGATCTAAGTGGAATGTCTATGGAGTCTCTTCCCGTCAATCCATCAATCAATTTGGGAGCTATCTGCAAATTGGACCTCTCCAAAAATAATCTTCAG AGTATACCAGAATCTATAACAGCCAGACTGCTCAACTTGGTGGAGTTAGATATGCATTCAAATGAGCTCAAGTCCATTCCCAACTCTATAGGCTGTCTCTCAAAGCTCAAACTTCTCAATGTTTCTGGAAATCTCCTTCTGTCGCTCCCTAAGACTATTGAGAATTGCAG ATCGTTGGAAGAGTTGATTGCCAACTTCAACATGCTTACTCATTTGCCAGACACCATTGGATTTGAGCTCATAAATCTCAAGAAGCTCTGTGTAAACTCAAATAAACTAGCATACCTTCCTTACTCTACCTCTCACTTAACCAACCTTCGTGTATTAGATGCCAGGCTAAACTGTTTGAGGTCTCTCCCCGATGATCTCGAAAACCTAATCAACCTCGAAATCCTCAATGTTAGCCAAAATTTCCAGTACCTCACAAAGCTACCCTATTCAGTAGGGTTTCTCATTTCCCTGCATGAATTAGATGTTAGCTACAACAAGATCTCAGAGTTACCGGATTCCATTGGATGTCTGAAGAAGCTCCAGAAGCTGAGTGTGGAAGGCAACCGTCTCGTTTCTCCTCCACCGGATGTGGTGGAGAAAGGAATAAATGCAGTGAAGCAATACTTGTGTGAAAAGATAAACGGATTACATGACAAGTCTCCTAAGAAGCAATCTTGGTTTGGGAAGCTAGCTAGGTGCAGCACCTTCAATGGCCCCAACATACCGAGAGATCATGATGGGGACGGGTTTGATAGTCCGAACCGTCGATCTATTGATGCAATTGCCTCTCCGAGATTTTTGGTTATGCTTTCTCCTCGTCGGCTCCTCTCTCCGAAAACCTACTTCTCGAAATAA